The sequence below is a genomic window from Brooklawnia cerclae.
AGTTGCGCATCAGCACGCTGTCGGTCGTCCACCAGGACCCCGCGATGGGCCTCGACCTGCGCATCTCGGCCGGTGGAAACATCGCGGACGCGCTGACCGCGGCCGGGTGGCGGTCGTACCACGACATCCGGCGCCGGGCGGCCGCCCTGCTCGACCGGGTCGAGGTGCCGATGGGACGAATGGACGACGTGGTGCGCCAGTTCTCGGGTGGCATGCGCCAGCGCGTCCAGATCGCCAAGGCATTGGCCAACGATCCTGACGTGCTGCTGCTGGACGAACCGACGACCGGCCTGGACGCGTCGGTGGCGGCCGGCGTCCTCGACCTGCTGCGCGAGCTGGTCGCCGAGCGGAGCATCGCCGTGGTCGTGGTGTCGCACGACTTCGCGGTGATCAGCGCGCTGACCGACCGGGCGATCGTCATGCACCAGGGCGAGACCATCGAGACCGGCCTGACCGACCAGCTGTTCGCCGACCCGCACCACCCGTACACCCAGCGGCTCGTCGCGGCCGCCACCCACTGAGGAGAACATGTGACCCCGATCCTCGAGGTGGAACACCTCCACAAGTCCTTCACGCTGCACGCGGTGGGGGGACGCCGGGTCGTGTCGCTCGCCGATGTCGGCCTGCACGTCGACCGCGGTGAGCACGTGGCGCTCGCCGGCGCGTCCGGCGCGGGCAAGTCGAGCCTGCTGCGGTGCATCTACCGCACCTACCTGCCCGACGCCGGCGTCGTCCGGCTGCACACCAGCACCGGCCCGGTGGAGCTGACGTCCCTGTCGGATCGGCGCATGGCCGCGATCCGGGGACGAGAGCTCGGCTACGTCTCGCAGTTCCTGGCCGCCCCACCCCGCACGGGGCCGCTCCAGCTCGTGACAACCGCGGCGAAGCGCCGGGGGCTCGACGGCCCGGACGCCACGGACGCCGCCGCCGCCTCGCTGCACAAACTCGGCCTGGCCGAGAACCTGTGGGACATCGACTGCCACGTGCTGTCGGGTGGCGAGCGCCAGCGCGTGAACCTCGCGGCCGGCACCGTGAGCCCACCCCGGCTGCTGCTGCTGGACGAGCCCGTCTCGGCGCTCGATCCGGCCAACCGCGAGAAGGCCCTGCTCCTCATCGAGGAGCTCCGGAGCCAGGACGTCTCCGTGCTGGCGGTCTACCATGACATGACGATCATCGCCCGACTCGCCAGCCGCGTCCTCGTGATGGCCGACGGCCGCATCGTCGCCGACGACTCGCCCCACAACGTGCTGGCCGCGCACCACGCCGCTCTCACCGAGCACCTGCTGGAGGAGACCCCCGCATGAGCGAACCCTGGCCCCTCGATTCGAACCCGGCCGACTACGACCTCCTGGACGTGCGAGCCGTCCTCGGCGACCGCGTCCTGGAGAACGCTCGCGTCATCGTCCGCGACGGCCGGATCGCCGCCGTCGAGCCCATGTCCGCCGCCTTCGCCGCGGTTGGACGGGTCCCCGGGACGACTCGCGTGCCCCGGCTGCGCGGGCACGGCCTGTTCGTCGCGCCCGGGCTCATCGACACGCACTCGGACGCGCTGGAGCGCGAGAAGCGTCCCCGCCCCACGGCCGAACTGCCGTGGGAGTTCGCGATCGTCTCACTGGAGGGACGCGCCGTCGGGGCGGGGGTCACCACGATGTTCCACGGGGCGGGCTTCCAGAACAAGGAGAGCCACAAGGTCACCCGCACCCCAGGCCGTGCCCTGGAGCTTGCCGGGGTGGTGGACGCCGCCCCCGCGCAGCGCATCGATCACCGCGTCCTCCACCGGCTCGACATCCTCTCGGACGAGGGCGCGGCCGCGCTGGGACGACGGCTCGAATCCCTCGCGGACGCCTCGCCCGCGCCGCTGGTCAGCTTCGAGGACCACACCCCGGGGCAGGGCCAGTACACCGACCCCGAGCCGCTCAAGTCGTACTGGGTGGGCATGGAGGCGGTCTCCGCCGAGGAGGCCGACGCCCGGATCGCCCAGCTGATGGAACGCGCCGAGAAGTTCGCCCCGACGGCTGAGGCGAACACGGCCTGGCTCGGCGGCCTGGCCACCGACGGCCGGATCCGGTTGCTCGGCCACGATCCCGACTCGGCCGAGATGATCGCCCACCTCGTCTCGCTCCACTGCGTGGCGGCGGAGTTCCCGGTGAACCTGGAGGCCGCGCGGGCGGCACGCGCGGCGGGTCTGCTGATCGTCGGTGGCGCCCCGAACCTGCTGCGCGGCGGCTCCCACACCAACAACGTCGCCGCCGCCGATCTGCTGCGCGAGGGCCTGCTCGACGTGCTGTCGTCCGACTACCTGCCTTCCGCGCTGCTCGCCGCGGCGTTCCGCGCTGCCGACGACCAGATCACCGACCTGCCACACGCGATCGGCCTGGTCACCAGCGGCCCGGCGCGGCTCGCCGGGCTGGACGACCGGGGACGGCTGGCCGAGGGGCTGCGCGCCGACCTCGTGGTGGTCGACGCGTCGGGACGCTACCCGCGCGTCGCGACGACCCTGACGGCCCAACGGTAGAAGGGGGCGGACGCAGCGGTGTCTCCCCGCGCGGGAGGGCCCGGGTCAATCTGTGGTGTGTGCGCTGGACGCGCGAGGAATCAGACTGGGCAGAATGCGATGGATCCCCTGCTCGCGGCGCCCCGACAGCACGTCCAGAGCAGTCGCGGCGATCTGGTCGAACGGGACGCGGACGGATGTCAGCGGAACCGGAAGGCGTTGCGCGAGCGGGATGTCGTTATAGCCGACGAGGGAGAAGTCGCGTCCGGGCGTCAGCCCCGCCCTGTAGCCGGCCGACATCACGCCGACCGCCAAGTTGTCGTTCGCAGCGAAGATCGCCGTAGGACGAGACGCCGCGTCCAGGGCAAGAAGCGCCTCGCCACCGGACACACCGCTGTCGATCCCGTATCCGCCAAACACGACAAGACGCGGGTCGATGTCGATTCCCGCCTCGTCCAGGGCCCTCTTGGCCCCGGCAAGCCGATCGTTGGCGGTAGAGGTGAACTTCGGACCGAAGACTAGGCCTATCCGCCGATGCCCGAGATCGACGAGATGGCGGACAGCCGCATAGCCGCCGTAGTCGTCGTCGCCGAGCACCGAGGCGCTGACTCCGTCGGTGCGCAGGACGAGCACGTGAGCGATCGCGCGTTCCCTGAGGGATGCGGGCAAGGTGTCATCGACCCGGGCCGTGGCGAGGATCACTCCGTCCACGTCGCGATCGAGGAGTCGCTGGGTGGCGGCGTGCTCCTGCTCGGGGTCGTCGCCGCTGATCGCCACCACAGCGAATTGCCCGCGCTGACGCGCCGTACGCTCGATCGCCTCGAACATCGCGGCCATCACCGTGTCCGTGAGACGCGGGACGAGGACCCCGATCGTCGATGTCTCCCCCCGCCTCAAGCCCGCGGCCATGGCGTTGCGCCGGTACCCCAGCTGGTCGGCCGTCTCACGCACCCGCTGGGCGGTGGGCGTGTGGGATGCCCTGCCGCGATCGTCCAGGACGCGGCTGGCCGTCGACAGTGACACCCCTGCGGCATCCGCGACGTCGCGCAACGTGACTCGCCGAGCCTGCTCCGATGCCATGTCCGCCTCCCGTCGACCTGAGCCCTAGCCATCTTGGCACCCCCGGCCCGACCGCGCAGGGACGGACACGTTCGTCCCTGTCCGGTCTTGACATTCGGAGCGGTGTGATCCACAGTTGGAATCGTTCCCGGGAACGATTCCATGAGGTTCCACCACTCGACGAGGAGACCGCAATGCCCATTGATCTCAAAGGCCTGGTTCCTGCCCCCGTAACCCCGTTCACACGCGACGGTGACATCGATATCGCCGCCATCCACCGCCTCGGCTCCTGGCTGGGCTCCTTCGACGGAGTCAAGGGCCTGGTCGTCCTGGGCCACGCCGGTGAGGGGACATTCTGCACCGCCGACGAACAGGTCCAGGTGATCGAGGAGTACGTAGCCTCGACCAACGGACGGGTTCCCGTCATCGCCGGCATCACGGGCGAGGGCACCAAGGTGGCGGTCGCGGAGGCCCGCCGCGCCGTGGCCGCCGGCGCCAAGGCCGGACTCATCTACCCCTCGCACGGCTGGCTGCGATTCGGCTTCCAGAAGGGCGCCCCGCAGGATCGATACAAGGCGATCTACCAGGAGGCCGGCCTCGACTGCATCCTGTTCCAGTACCCCGATGTGACGAAGTGCTCCTACGACCTCGACACTCAGCTCGAGATCGCCGGCCAGGAGGGTGTCTTCTGGACGAAGAACGGCGTGCGCAACATGAAGCGATGGGACACCGAGATCCCGGCCCTGCGCGAGGCCTACCCCGACCTCACCATCCTGTCGTGCCATGACGAATACCTGCTCCATACGATCATGGACGTCGACGGCCTGCTCGTCGGCTACGGCAACATCGCCCCCGAGCTCCTGCTGGAGTTGATCGCCGCGGGCAGGGCCCAGGACTGGCCCGCGGCGAAAGCCGTCCACAACCGGATGTTCCCGGTGACGCAGAACGTGTACCACCGCGGCTCCCACATGGAGGGCACCGTGTGCCTGAAGGAGGCGCTGGTCCATCGCGGTGTCCTGGAACACGCCACGGTCCGCTCGCCGCTCCTGCCGTTGGCTCCGGGGGCACACGACGAGATCGCCGCCGCGCTCGACAAGGCTGGTCTCGGTCTGGCCAGGATCCCGGCGACCGTCTGAGTTGTCGAGATCCGACCCCTTCCGACAGAAGTGGCCCGGGCGGCGGAGATGCCGTCCGGGCCACTTCTTCATCGAGGACGACTTCCTACAGCTTCGCAAGGATCTCCTGCGTGATCAGCTGGTAGTCCATGAGGAGGATCACCACCAGGCCGATCACGCCGAGCACGTTCTGCCACCACGTGTTCTTCAGATCGCCCATCAACCGGGCGTTGTTGCCCAGGATGAAGAGCAAGACGCCCAGCAGAGGCGCGATCAACACCGTGAGGGCCTGGGCGAGGATGATCATCTGCACCGGGTTCTTCCCGCTGGTGGCGATGGTGACCGCGACACCGACGGCGAGGACGATGAGCACGCCGATCCTGACGGAGGTGGACGAGACCTTGTTGCCTTTGCCAAGGCCGTCCGACAGCAGGGTCCCACCGGCGGTGGCGTTGGCCACCATGGCCGAGAATGCCGCCCCGAAGAAGCCCAGTGAGAAGATGAGCGGCCCACCGGGGAAACTGATGACCTTGGCCAGGGATGCGATCTCCGTCCCCGACTTGATCTCCGTCCCGTAGAAGACGGCCGCTGCGGCGCAGATGACCAGCGCCGTCATGATGCCGGGGGCCACGATGCCCGGGACGGTGTCGGCGAGCGTGGTCTCCTCGTACTGATCGCGTCTCAGGCCCCGCTCCTTGGATGCGTAGCCGGCATAGAAGGCCGCATTGAGGGAGAAGTTCGTGCCCACCAGCGCGATGAGCAGCAGACCGGCACTGGCCGGGACCGACGGGACGAGGCCGGCTGCGGCGGCGCCCCAGTCGGGTTTGACCACGACGGCGGTGATGACGAACGATGTGGCCATCACGGCGACGATCACGAGTATGAGCTTCTCGATCACCTTGTAGGCCGAGCGGAAGAAGACGATAGCCACGACGACCGCTGTACAGACGATCGTCCCGACGACCGCGACCGTGAACGGGCCGCTCCTCCCCGAGGTGTCGATCCCGAGGGAGGAACCGATCAGCGAGATCGCCTGGCCCGCTCCGATGGCGTTGCCGACGGAGAAGCACAACGTGATGCCGAAGACACCCAGGCCAGCGGCCACACCGAACGGCTTACCCAGCGTCTCCTTGATCGTCTGGACCACGGAGCCCGACGACCTGACGCCGACGCGGATGCTCATGTCGGCGAAAGTGAGCATCAACACGACCGACACGGCGATCACCCAGACCAGACCGTAGTTGTAGCGGCTGCCGGCCTGGATCGCCGAGACCAGGTTGCCCGGGCCGAACTGCCAGGCGCCGACGACGAAGCCCGGCCCCATCAGGGCCAGCATTCTCAGCGCCTTGTTCTTCTGTGGAGTCTGCTTCGGCGTGGGCGCGGTGGGCGCCTTCGCCGTGATTTCGCTCATGGGACCATCCTTCTTCGGCTCCGCCATCCGGGCGGAGGTGACTGCGCTGTCGCCTGATCAGTCGACGGACGAGGAGTTCGGCAAAAGGTTGGCCGTATCCCTCGCGTCTTTAGGGAACGTTACGGAGATCGTTTCCGAGAACGTTTCCATCTCATGATGAACCCGGGACGACGCCTTTGTCCAGACCCCGTCGCTCGACTCGGCCGACTCGAAGTAAGGTTTCCCCAGTCGGAATGGCCGTGCAGCGGCTGCCGGTCGGAAACGGAGGAACGATGAAGTTCGCGATCATCGGAGCCGGTGGGCTGGGCGGCTACTTCGGGGCCAAGCTGGCCGCGGCCGGGCACGACGTGGGGTTCGTCGTACGGGGACGCACACTCGGCGCGCTGCGCACCGGCGGCCTGCATGTCATCGGCGAGTCACAGATAGATCTGCCCACGGTGACCGCCACGGACGACGCCGATGACATCGGCCCCGTCGATGCCGTGCTCCTCACCGTCAAGACGTGGCAGCTACCCGAGGTCGTCTACCACCTCGACCGGCTCGTCGGGCCCTCGACCCTCGTCCTGACCATGCAGAACGGAATCCGGACGCCGGAACAGGTGGCGGAACTGGTCGGACGCGAGCACGTCGCCCCGGCCATCGTCCGGGTGTACGCGAAGATCGATCGTCCCGGGCGCATCGACCACATGGGTGGGCCCGGCACCGTCACCACCAGCACCTGGGACACCACCGGCACTCCGCAGATCGAGGCGGTGCGAGCCGCCTTCGAGGCCTCCGGGATCGGCAGCCCGCGAGTGGACGACATCTGGGTCGATCTGTGGGAGAAGGCGGTCTACATGATCCCCTACGGGCTCCTCGGCGCACTGTCGGGCCTGCCCGTCGGCGGGCTGCGCACGACGCTGCGTGCCGAGTTCGCGGCGACCATGGCGGAGGTCGCCGCGGTGGGACGGGCCCGCGGCGTCGCGCTGTCCGGCGATGTCGTCGAGCGGACGCTGGGGTTCGCCGACTCGATGCCGGCCCAGGCGACCTCCTCGATGCAGCGTGACCTGCTGGAGGGCCGTCCCTCCGAACTCGAGGCGCTCGGAGGCGACATCGTCCGATCAGGACGCGAGACCGGCGTCCCCGTGCCACGTCACGAACTCCTGTACTCCGTGCTGTCGCTGTGGGAGGCGATCGCGCGGCAGACCCCGGGCGCGGGCCGGTAGTCCCGTTCGGGGGTTGCCGACGAGAACTGGGATCTCGATCCTCACCCCGACGGCGTGTCGTCCCGACACTCCGCGAGCCTCGAATTCCGCGTCCCGATTCTCGTCGGAGCGCCCGTCTCAGCCCACGCTGCCGTGGTGGGGAGGGCGCTCCGCCAGCAATGCCCGGTCGTGCTGCGACAGCGGCATGGTCCAATCCCGGACGCGAGGCCGCGCGTCAAGGCCCAGTTCGTGGCACACGGCCTGCGCCACGGTGTGCAGCTGCGCACTCCCGACACCAGCGCGGCGATTCGCGTCCGGCAGCCGAGGCCATGCCTGGCCGGCGGCGCGCTGCTCGTCACGGTCACCCGTGATGCGTGCGGCGTCCCACCCCGAACGCGCCAGTGCGGCGACGATCCCCGCGGGCGTGGCGTCCTCACCCGGCGCCTCCTCACCCGTGAGCGCCCACGACACCAGCGCGACGAGCAGTCGGGAATCGGTCTGGTCGGCGTTCGTCACAGGTCTGCTCCGGTTCGTTCTGGTGGGCGGGACGCCGGGTCGGTGCGCGTCCGCGAGGGTTCGTGCGTGCAGGCCTGGGGCGTCCCGAGGCGTGGCCGGGCACCACGAGACGACGAGAGGTGACGCGGCGAGCACTGTGACCACGGTAGGGCAGCACGGCGACCGAGTCGATGCCCGACCGTTTCGGTACGCCCGAGTTCCGGCACCCGCCTGGTTCGGCCCAGTGGCAGGGCCCGACCCTGGTCAACGCACATCGACACGCCAGAGCAAGCGCTTTCCACCGCCTCCCCGAGCCACTGGTGCGCAGAAACCAGGGTGGACGCCCTCGTGGACGACAAGCTCCCCACATGTGCCGCGTCAGAAGGCGAACCCGCTCACCCCCAGCGGACACCCGCCCGGGCACGGCGCCCGCTCACCGCGACCCTCTCGCCCAGCATCTGTCGGTGAGCCTGGTGACGATGCAGGCGCACAGTAGGGTGGCCATCGAGGTTCCTGCCGCATCATCACAGGAATCGAACGGTGCGACGAGAAACCTGGACGAATGAAACTCGACTGGCAAACAATGCTCGGTGACCTCTTCCAGGGCATGCAGCCCGTCCTGCCATATCTGATACCGCTGATTCTGCTCATCGTGTTCGTGTCCTGGCCGATGCCGGGTCGTGGCCCGGGCCTGTTCGCGAGACGTGACGTGTGGCGGCGCTTCAAGTTCGAGCCGCGCCGTGTCGTCCTGGAGCGTTGCGCCGGTCCTACTTTCCGGAGGGCACCAGCGTTCGGGTCGTCGCGGCGATGACCGCTGAGGAGCAGGCTGCACGAACCGCTTGGTCGGCCAGACGGAGGTAGGACCCAGTTGATCGTCCCCCGTGTCCTGTGGAAGCAGGGACTGTCCACGGACGTCTGCCGAAAGGCGGCCCCAGCAGGATTCGAACCTGCGACACAAGGTTTAGGAAACCTCTGCTCTATCCCCTGAGCTATGGGGCCCGGCGGTACCGTCTCACTCTATGGGCCAAGGCAACGCTACTCGTGACCCGCGCAGCGCACCAAATGGGCGTGCGGCTCCACAGATGCACCCTTGGTCTCGGGATTGCACAAACTTCCGCGCCGATTCGCATTTGCATCCACACGGATCTGGTCTAGTATCTAGTCACGAAAGCGGCTGCTATGTCGATGATTTGTCTCCTGGGGGTGGGTAGACGGCTTCGGCCCCTCGACTAGCAGCCGCTTTCCCTATGCCCGCAGAACCCTCGGTACAGCCAGGGCCTTCCATGCGACGCACTCACTCGACGCGACAAGCTCATTTGACCGCGACGATCCTCCGCATCGGGATCGGTATCTCGACGAAGCCGTCGCCCGCCCGCTCCGTCAGGTAGTCGACGGCGAGTTCCATCCGTTCCGGGCTGGTTCCCGGCAGGTACAGCGCGCCGAGGAGGCGCTCCGCGTCGTCCCTCCCGGTGACGCGGTAGCCGTACCGCTCCCGCCGGTCCTCGGCCACCATCAGGCCGCTGCCCTCCATGAGCCGCCCGACGGCGACCTCCGGCGACCTCGGGAACCGGGGCGTCCCCCGAAGCAACTGTGTGACGCGCGCGGCCACCCGCACGTCGCGAGTACGTTGGGGACGGATCGTCGGAGCGACCGAGACGAATACGCCGCCCGGACGCAACACCCGGGCCACCTCGTCCAGCACCTCGCTGATCGGCCGGATGACCGCCAGTCCCATCACCGTCGTCACGGCGTCCAGACTGCCGTCGGCGAAGGGAAGCCTTCTCGCATCCGCCTGCACCCAGGGGCCGGACGACCGCTCGGCGGCCAAGCGAAGCTCGTTTCGCGACAGGTCGAGTCCCACGACCACACGATCGGGTGCCGAGAGCTCACGCGAGACGCGTCCGGAGCCGCACCCGATGTCGAGCACGACCCTGGCGCCCGACGACACCGCGCGCGCCATCCACTGGTAGGGGTTCTGGCGGCCCGAGAGCGCGCGAGAGAGCACCTCCTCGGCGATCCCCGGATTGCGCTGATGGAAGTCGGCGATGAAATCGGCCCACCCGGTCGGGGTGAGACGGCGCGACATGCCTCCAGACTACCGCGGGCCCCCGCATTCACCTCGTGGACGATTCGAGCTCCCCGGCGAGGTCACCGCAGATACGACGCAGCAGGGTTCCCGTTTCTATCGGCCGGTCGGCGATGGTCGACATCAACAGCCCCAGCCCCGGCAATGCCTCGTCCGGATCCGCACCGGTCCTCCCGGTCAGTGGGTTGCGGCCGTCCGCCCACGGTAGCGTCAGCCGATCCCAGGTGCGCACCCAGCTGTCGGCGACCTCGGCGCTCGAAGGGGCGCCGAAGAAATGCCCGACCGGTGAATGGTGACGCAGCGCCACCACGGGGCTGTCGGCGAAGATGAGGGCCAGTCGCAACCGCGCGTCCAGGGCCTTCCGTTCGGCGAGGGTCCCCCAGCCGACCGCCCACCCACACGGGCGGTGGCACATCGGCCCGACGTCGGGACGCTCGCCCGCCGCGATCGTCTCGTGGTTCATCGCGCACTGGGCGAGCGCCAGCCCGAGGCGGGAATGGAAGTTGTCGAGGTAGGTGTCGTACCCGGCCTGGTCGCCCGAGCACGCGTTGAGCGAACGCCTCGCAGTGGCGCGGAGCACGGACGAATGCGGGCAGGTGGTGTCGCGCGTCCCCCAGCGTTCCGCGACGAACGAGCCCATGCGCAGCGGATCACCCGCGTGCCCGAGCACGGATCCCCAGGCCAACTGGCACACGTACTCCGACATCAGGTGCAGCGTGACGACGAGGTTGACCGTCTCGCTGCGCCGTGCGCGCAGATGGCAGACCTCCAGCATCAGTTCGAACAACGGGACGAGCGAGTCGAAGGCCCCGCGGCACCGATCACGTGGATTGCGCGGGAAGGACGCCAGGCGGATCTCGCCGCTCCACGGGCGGTCGGCGAACTCGCGGGACAATTGCCCGAAGTCC
It includes:
- a CDS encoding ATP-binding cassette domain-containing protein, which produces MTPILEVEHLHKSFTLHAVGGRRVVSLADVGLHVDRGEHVALAGASGAGKSSLLRCIYRTYLPDAGVVRLHTSTGPVELTSLSDRRMAAIRGRELGYVSQFLAAPPRTGPLQLVTTAAKRRGLDGPDATDAAAASLHKLGLAENLWDIDCHVLSGGERQRVNLAAGTVSPPRLLLLDEPVSALDPANREKALLLIEELRSQDVSVLAVYHDMTIIARLASRVLVMADGRIVADDSPHNVLAAHHAALTEHLLEETPA
- a CDS encoding alpha-D-ribose 1-methylphosphonate 5-triphosphate diphosphatase; translation: MSEPWPLDSNPADYDLLDVRAVLGDRVLENARVIVRDGRIAAVEPMSAAFAAVGRVPGTTRVPRLRGHGLFVAPGLIDTHSDALEREKRPRPTAELPWEFAIVSLEGRAVGAGVTTMFHGAGFQNKESHKVTRTPGRALELAGVVDAAPAQRIDHRVLHRLDILSDEGAAALGRRLESLADASPAPLVSFEDHTPGQGQYTDPEPLKSYWVGMEAVSAEEADARIAQLMERAEKFAPTAEANTAWLGGLATDGRIRLLGHDPDSAEMIAHLVSLHCVAAEFPVNLEAARAARAAGLLIVGGAPNLLRGGSHTNNVAAADLLREGLLDVLSSDYLPSALLAAAFRAADDQITDLPHAIGLVTSGPARLAGLDDRGRLAEGLRADLVVVDASGRYPRVATTLTAQR
- a CDS encoding LacI family DNA-binding transcriptional regulator yields the protein MASEQARRVTLRDVADAAGVSLSTASRVLDDRGRASHTPTAQRVRETADQLGYRRNAMAAGLRRGETSTIGVLVPRLTDTVMAAMFEAIERTARQRGQFAVVAISGDDPEQEHAATQRLLDRDVDGVILATARVDDTLPASLRERAIAHVLVLRTDGVSASVLGDDDYGGYAAVRHLVDLGHRRIGLVFGPKFTSTANDRLAGAKRALDEAGIDIDPRLVVFGGYGIDSGVSGGEALLALDAASRPTAIFAANDNLAVGVMSAGYRAGLTPGRDFSLVGYNDIPLAQRLPVPLTSVRVPFDQIAATALDVLSGRREQGIHRILPSLIPRASSAHTTD
- a CDS encoding dihydrodipicolinate synthase family protein; the protein is MPIDLKGLVPAPVTPFTRDGDIDIAAIHRLGSWLGSFDGVKGLVVLGHAGEGTFCTADEQVQVIEEYVASTNGRVPVIAGITGEGTKVAVAEARRAVAAGAKAGLIYPSHGWLRFGFQKGAPQDRYKAIYQEAGLDCILFQYPDVTKCSYDLDTQLEIAGQEGVFWTKNGVRNMKRWDTEIPALREAYPDLTILSCHDEYLLHTIMDVDGLLVGYGNIAPELLLELIAAGRAQDWPAAKAVHNRMFPVTQNVYHRGSHMEGTVCLKEALVHRGVLEHATVRSPLLPLAPGAHDEIAAALDKAGLGLARIPATV
- a CDS encoding Nramp family divalent metal transporter codes for the protein MSEITAKAPTAPTPKQTPQKNKALRMLALMGPGFVVGAWQFGPGNLVSAIQAGSRYNYGLVWVIAVSVVLMLTFADMSIRVGVRSSGSVVQTIKETLGKPFGVAAGLGVFGITLCFSVGNAIGAGQAISLIGSSLGIDTSGRSGPFTVAVVGTIVCTAVVVAIVFFRSAYKVIEKLILVIVAVMATSFVITAVVVKPDWGAAAAGLVPSVPASAGLLLIALVGTNFSLNAAFYAGYASKERGLRRDQYEETTLADTVPGIVAPGIMTALVICAAAAVFYGTEIKSGTEIASLAKVISFPGGPLIFSLGFFGAAFSAMVANATAGGTLLSDGLGKGNKVSSTSVRIGVLIVLAVGVAVTIATSGKNPVQMIILAQALTVLIAPLLGVLLFILGNNARLMGDLKNTWWQNVLGVIGLVVILLMDYQLITQEILAKL
- a CDS encoding 2-dehydropantoate 2-reductase → MKFAIIGAGGLGGYFGAKLAAAGHDVGFVVRGRTLGALRTGGLHVIGESQIDLPTVTATDDADDIGPVDAVLLTVKTWQLPEVVYHLDRLVGPSTLVLTMQNGIRTPEQVAELVGREHVAPAIVRVYAKIDRPGRIDHMGGPGTVTTSTWDTTGTPQIEAVRAAFEASGIGSPRVDDIWVDLWEKAVYMIPYGLLGALSGLPVGGLRTTLRAEFAATMAEVAAVGRARGVALSGDVVERTLGFADSMPAQATSSMQRDLLEGRPSELEALGGDIVRSGRETGVPVPRHELLYSVLSLWEAIARQTPGAGR
- a CDS encoding class I SAM-dependent methyltransferase, whose amino-acid sequence is MSRRLTPTGWADFIADFHQRNPGIAEEVLSRALSGRQNPYQWMARAVSSGARVVLDIGCGSGRVSRELSAPDRVVVGLDLSRNELRLAAERSSGPWVQADARRLPFADGSLDAVTTVMGLAVIRPISEVLDEVARVLRPGGVFVSVAPTIRPQRTRDVRVAARVTQLLRGTPRFPRSPEVAVGRLMEGSGLMVAEDRRERYGYRVTGRDDAERLLGALYLPGTSPERMELAVDYLTERAGDGFVEIPIPMRRIVAVK